Proteins encoded by one window of Desulfallas thermosapovorans DSM 6562:
- a CDS encoding AAA family ATPase, with amino-acid sequence MRHKREKTKKIAILGGPGTGKTTLCKQLDVEYSLAGYISDVCLEYARTYIARYGVPVSIFEQFLLYEGQKRRENELKHCDIIFCDNATILNYVYGLMSCDFKSDKEMYALMKLYEWAMKDLPGYEVFYIPREFACEKDGIRYQDDDYAVVVDQKIKNFLDIMNVPYMEITGDLPTRVDKMKQLIGFEQKRKPVSFCDIDAQKVLEQD; translated from the coding sequence ATGCGGCACAAGAGAGAAAAAACCAAAAAAATTGCCATCCTGGGAGGCCCCGGCACAGGTAAAACCACGCTGTGCAAGCAGCTTGACGTGGAATACAGTCTAGCCGGTTATATCAGCGACGTATGCCTGGAATATGCCCGTACCTACATTGCCCGTTACGGTGTGCCTGTGTCTATCTTTGAACAGTTTTTGTTATATGAAGGCCAAAAGCGCAGGGAAAATGAATTAAAACATTGTGATATTATTTTTTGCGATAATGCCACCATCCTTAACTATGTTTATGGTTTAATGAGCTGTGATTTTAAAAGCGACAAGGAAATGTATGCCTTAATGAAACTCTATGAATGGGCTATGAAGGATTTACCCGGTTATGAAGTATTTTATATCCCCAGAGAGTTTGCCTGTGAAAAAGACGGTATACGCTACCAGGATGACGATTATGCAGTGGTGGTGGATCAGAAAATTAAAAACTTCCTGGATATTATGAATGTGCCCTATATGGAAATAACCGGTGATTTGCCTACCAGGGTGGATAAAATGAAGCAGTTGATAGGCTTTGAGCAAAAAAGAAAACCGGTATCATTCTGTGACATTGATGCCCAAAAGGTACTGGAACAAGATTAA